The proteins below are encoded in one region of Phyllopteryx taeniolatus isolate TA_2022b chromosome 11, UOR_Ptae_1.2, whole genome shotgun sequence:
- the LOC133485879 gene encoding heat shock 70 kDa protein 12A-like isoform X1, which translates to MVDLSSLTTQNGFSPTDNVGSTMTQASPCHANKEHVRRNRQSRTFLVENVIGELWSELEEGDRYVVVDCGGGTVDLTVHQIRLPEGHLKELYKASGGPYGSLGIDYEFEKLLCQIFGQDFIDQFKIKRPAAWVDLMIAFESRKRAAAPGRANPLNINLPFSFIDYYKKFRGHSVEHALRKSNVDFVKWSSQGMLRMSADAMNSLFKPTVDHIIQHLDELFEKPEVSDIKFLFLVGGFAESALLQQAVQNMLQGRSRIIIPHDVGLTILKGAVLFGLDPSIIKVRRSPLTYGVGVLNRFVEGKHPPEKLLVKDGTRWCTDVFDTFIAADQSVALGEMVKRSYTPAKPSQQVIVIHVYCAEKEAVGFISESGVKKCGSLRLDVSGTESAAPRREIQTLMRFGDTEIRAMAVDVSTGRTVKASIDFLGH; encoded by the exons ATGGTGGACTTGAGTAGCCTGACCACTCAGAATGGCTTCAGTCCCACAGACAATGTTGGGAGTACAATGACCCAAG CCTCTCCATGCCATG CCAACAAGGAGCATGTTCGTCGCAACCGTCAAAGTCGCACCTTTCTGGTGGAAAATGTCATAGGGGAGCTTTGGTCGGAGCTGGAAGAAG GTGACCGTTATGTGGTAGTGGACTGTGGCGGAGGGACCGTGGACCTAACTGTGCATCAGATCCGTCTCCCAGAAGGACATCTGAAGGAGCTTTACAAGGCTTCTG GTGGACCCTACGGCTCTCTTGGGATCGACTATGAATTTGAGAAGCTGCTGTGTCAGATCTTTGGCCAGGATTTCATCGACCAGTTCAAAATCAAGCGGCCGGCCGCTTGGGTGGACCTCATGATCGCCTTTGAATCGCGGAAGCGGGCAGCGGCCCCGGGCAGGGCCAACCCCCTAAATATTAACTTGCCCTTCTCGTTTATCGACTACTACAAGAAGTTCAGGGGCCACAGTGTTGAACACGCCCTGCGCAAAAGCAA TGTGGATTTTGTTAAATGGTCCTCGCAGGGGATGCTGAGGATGAGCGCCGATGCTATGAATTCCCTTTTCAAGCCCACCGTCGACCATATCATTCAGCACCTCG ACGAGCTCTTTGAGAAACCCGAGGTGAGCGACATCAAGTTCCTTTTCCTAGTGGGAGGTTTCGCCGAATCAGCTCTGCTACAGCAGGCTGTCCAGAACATGCTTCAGGGCCGCAGTCGCATTATTATCCCGCACGACGTAGGCCTCACCATCCTGAAGGGGGCAGTGCTGTTCGGTTTGGACCCCAGCATCATCAAAGTCCGCCGCTCCCCACTTACGTACGGCGTTGGTGTCCTCAATCGCTTCGTCGAAGGCAAGCATCCGCCGGAGAAGCTGCTGGTGAAGGACGGAACGCGCTGGTGCACCGACGTCTTTGACACGTTCATCGCCGCCGACCAGTCGGTAGCGCTCGGTGAGATGGTCAAACGTAGCTACACGCCAGCCAAGCCCTCGCAGCAGGTCATCGTCATCCACGTCTACTGCGCCGAGAAGGAGGCCGTGGGCTTCATCAGCGAGTCCGGCGTCAAGAAGTGCGGGTCGCTTCGCTTGGATGTCAGTGGCACGGAAAGCGCGGCCCCGCGCCGCGAGATCCAGACGCTCATGCGGTTTGGCGACACCGAGATTCGGGCCATGGCAGTCGATGTGTCCACCGGGCGCACGGTCAAGGCTAGCATTGACTTCCTCGGCCATTGA
- the LOC133485879 gene encoding heat shock 70 kDa protein 12A-like isoform X2 yields the protein MVDLSSLTTQNGFSPTDNVGSTMTQANKEHVRRNRQSRTFLVENVIGELWSELEEGDRYVVVDCGGGTVDLTVHQIRLPEGHLKELYKASGGPYGSLGIDYEFEKLLCQIFGQDFIDQFKIKRPAAWVDLMIAFESRKRAAAPGRANPLNINLPFSFIDYYKKFRGHSVEHALRKSNVDFVKWSSQGMLRMSADAMNSLFKPTVDHIIQHLDELFEKPEVSDIKFLFLVGGFAESALLQQAVQNMLQGRSRIIIPHDVGLTILKGAVLFGLDPSIIKVRRSPLTYGVGVLNRFVEGKHPPEKLLVKDGTRWCTDVFDTFIAADQSVALGEMVKRSYTPAKPSQQVIVIHVYCAEKEAVGFISESGVKKCGSLRLDVSGTESAAPRREIQTLMRFGDTEIRAMAVDVSTGRTVKASIDFLGH from the exons ATGGTGGACTTGAGTAGCCTGACCACTCAGAATGGCTTCAGTCCCACAGACAATGTTGGGAGTACAATGACCCAAG CCAACAAGGAGCATGTTCGTCGCAACCGTCAAAGTCGCACCTTTCTGGTGGAAAATGTCATAGGGGAGCTTTGGTCGGAGCTGGAAGAAG GTGACCGTTATGTGGTAGTGGACTGTGGCGGAGGGACCGTGGACCTAACTGTGCATCAGATCCGTCTCCCAGAAGGACATCTGAAGGAGCTTTACAAGGCTTCTG GTGGACCCTACGGCTCTCTTGGGATCGACTATGAATTTGAGAAGCTGCTGTGTCAGATCTTTGGCCAGGATTTCATCGACCAGTTCAAAATCAAGCGGCCGGCCGCTTGGGTGGACCTCATGATCGCCTTTGAATCGCGGAAGCGGGCAGCGGCCCCGGGCAGGGCCAACCCCCTAAATATTAACTTGCCCTTCTCGTTTATCGACTACTACAAGAAGTTCAGGGGCCACAGTGTTGAACACGCCCTGCGCAAAAGCAA TGTGGATTTTGTTAAATGGTCCTCGCAGGGGATGCTGAGGATGAGCGCCGATGCTATGAATTCCCTTTTCAAGCCCACCGTCGACCATATCATTCAGCACCTCG ACGAGCTCTTTGAGAAACCCGAGGTGAGCGACATCAAGTTCCTTTTCCTAGTGGGAGGTTTCGCCGAATCAGCTCTGCTACAGCAGGCTGTCCAGAACATGCTTCAGGGCCGCAGTCGCATTATTATCCCGCACGACGTAGGCCTCACCATCCTGAAGGGGGCAGTGCTGTTCGGTTTGGACCCCAGCATCATCAAAGTCCGCCGCTCCCCACTTACGTACGGCGTTGGTGTCCTCAATCGCTTCGTCGAAGGCAAGCATCCGCCGGAGAAGCTGCTGGTGAAGGACGGAACGCGCTGGTGCACCGACGTCTTTGACACGTTCATCGCCGCCGACCAGTCGGTAGCGCTCGGTGAGATGGTCAAACGTAGCTACACGCCAGCCAAGCCCTCGCAGCAGGTCATCGTCATCCACGTCTACTGCGCCGAGAAGGAGGCCGTGGGCTTCATCAGCGAGTCCGGCGTCAAGAAGTGCGGGTCGCTTCGCTTGGATGTCAGTGGCACGGAAAGCGCGGCCCCGCGCCGCGAGATCCAGACGCTCATGCGGTTTGGCGACACCGAGATTCGGGCCATGGCAGTCGATGTGTCCACCGGGCGCACGGTCAAGGCTAGCATTGACTTCCTCGGCCATTGA
- the LOC133485879 gene encoding heat shock 70 kDa protein 12A-like isoform X3, with the protein MVDLSSLTTQNGFSPTDNVGSTMTQGDRYVVVDCGGGTVDLTVHQIRLPEGHLKELYKASGGPYGSLGIDYEFEKLLCQIFGQDFIDQFKIKRPAAWVDLMIAFESRKRAAAPGRANPLNINLPFSFIDYYKKFRGHSVEHALRKSNVDFVKWSSQGMLRMSADAMNSLFKPTVDHIIQHLDELFEKPEVSDIKFLFLVGGFAESALLQQAVQNMLQGRSRIIIPHDVGLTILKGAVLFGLDPSIIKVRRSPLTYGVGVLNRFVEGKHPPEKLLVKDGTRWCTDVFDTFIAADQSVALGEMVKRSYTPAKPSQQVIVIHVYCAEKEAVGFISESGVKKCGSLRLDVSGTESAAPRREIQTLMRFGDTEIRAMAVDVSTGRTVKASIDFLGH; encoded by the exons ATGGTGGACTTGAGTAGCCTGACCACTCAGAATGGCTTCAGTCCCACAGACAATGTTGGGAGTACAATGACCCAAG GTGACCGTTATGTGGTAGTGGACTGTGGCGGAGGGACCGTGGACCTAACTGTGCATCAGATCCGTCTCCCAGAAGGACATCTGAAGGAGCTTTACAAGGCTTCTG GTGGACCCTACGGCTCTCTTGGGATCGACTATGAATTTGAGAAGCTGCTGTGTCAGATCTTTGGCCAGGATTTCATCGACCAGTTCAAAATCAAGCGGCCGGCCGCTTGGGTGGACCTCATGATCGCCTTTGAATCGCGGAAGCGGGCAGCGGCCCCGGGCAGGGCCAACCCCCTAAATATTAACTTGCCCTTCTCGTTTATCGACTACTACAAGAAGTTCAGGGGCCACAGTGTTGAACACGCCCTGCGCAAAAGCAA TGTGGATTTTGTTAAATGGTCCTCGCAGGGGATGCTGAGGATGAGCGCCGATGCTATGAATTCCCTTTTCAAGCCCACCGTCGACCATATCATTCAGCACCTCG ACGAGCTCTTTGAGAAACCCGAGGTGAGCGACATCAAGTTCCTTTTCCTAGTGGGAGGTTTCGCCGAATCAGCTCTGCTACAGCAGGCTGTCCAGAACATGCTTCAGGGCCGCAGTCGCATTATTATCCCGCACGACGTAGGCCTCACCATCCTGAAGGGGGCAGTGCTGTTCGGTTTGGACCCCAGCATCATCAAAGTCCGCCGCTCCCCACTTACGTACGGCGTTGGTGTCCTCAATCGCTTCGTCGAAGGCAAGCATCCGCCGGAGAAGCTGCTGGTGAAGGACGGAACGCGCTGGTGCACCGACGTCTTTGACACGTTCATCGCCGCCGACCAGTCGGTAGCGCTCGGTGAGATGGTCAAACGTAGCTACACGCCAGCCAAGCCCTCGCAGCAGGTCATCGTCATCCACGTCTACTGCGCCGAGAAGGAGGCCGTGGGCTTCATCAGCGAGTCCGGCGTCAAGAAGTGCGGGTCGCTTCGCTTGGATGTCAGTGGCACGGAAAGCGCGGCCCCGCGCCGCGAGATCCAGACGCTCATGCGGTTTGGCGACACCGAGATTCGGGCCATGGCAGTCGATGTGTCCACCGGGCGCACGGTCAAGGCTAGCATTGACTTCCTCGGCCATTGA